A single Streptomyces mirabilis DNA region contains:
- a CDS encoding lipid-transfer protein, whose translation MKAYVAGVGMTRFEKPETRDWQYWDMVREAGSAALTDAGIAYAEVEQVPVGYCFQPSTAGQRAAYELGLTGVPVYNVNNNCATGSSALMLARQFVEGGVADCVLALGFEKMKRGALGGGADGGDFSTSPVARHYGVMAARHGFEMSPPTAQIFGDAAREHMEKYGTTEAQLAAVGAKNHRHSANNPYAQFQDVYGVDEILAARVVHRPLTKLQCSPTSDGAAAAVVVSERFVERHGLADKAVEIVAQAMTTDTEESFASGSCVDVVGQPMSREAARQVYERSGLGIDDVDVVELHDCFSINELLTYEALGMCEEGESGKLVESGATTYGGRWVVNPSGGLISKGHPLGATGIAQVAELVWQLRGEAGPRQVPGARVGLAHNIGLGGAAVVTLLRAAG comes from the coding sequence ATGAAGGCCTACGTCGCCGGGGTCGGGATGACCAGGTTCGAGAAGCCCGAGACCCGTGATTGGCAGTACTGGGACATGGTGCGGGAGGCGGGGAGTGCCGCGCTCACGGACGCCGGGATCGCGTACGCCGAGGTGGAACAGGTTCCCGTCGGCTACTGCTTCCAGCCCTCGACCGCCGGCCAGCGCGCCGCGTACGAACTCGGCCTGACCGGCGTCCCCGTCTACAACGTCAACAACAACTGCGCCACCGGATCGAGCGCGCTGATGCTGGCCCGGCAGTTCGTCGAGGGCGGGGTCGCGGACTGCGTGCTCGCGCTGGGCTTCGAGAAGATGAAGCGCGGGGCGCTGGGGGGCGGTGCGGACGGGGGAGACTTCTCGACGTCCCCGGTGGCCCGCCACTACGGCGTCATGGCCGCCCGGCACGGCTTCGAGATGTCCCCGCCCACCGCGCAGATCTTCGGCGACGCGGCGCGCGAGCACATGGAGAAGTACGGCACCACCGAGGCGCAACTCGCCGCCGTCGGCGCCAAGAACCACCGCCACTCGGCGAACAATCCGTACGCCCAGTTCCAGGATGTGTACGGGGTCGACGAGATCCTCGCCGCCCGGGTGGTGCACCGGCCGCTGACGAAGCTCCAGTGCTCGCCCACCTCGGACGGTGCCGCCGCCGCGGTCGTCGTGTCCGAACGGTTCGTGGAACGCCATGGGCTGGCGGACAAGGCCGTCGAGATCGTCGCGCAGGCCATGACCACCGACACCGAGGAGTCCTTCGCGTCCGGTTCCTGCGTCGACGTCGTCGGACAGCCGATGTCGCGGGAGGCCGCGCGCCAGGTGTACGAGCGGTCGGGACTCGGCATCGACGACGTGGACGTCGTGGAACTGCACGACTGCTTCTCCATCAACGAGCTGCTGACGTACGAGGCGCTGGGAATGTGCGAGGAGGGGGAGTCCGGCAAGCTCGTCGAGTCGGGGGCCACGACGTACGGCGGGCGGTGGGTCGTGAACCCGTCCGGCGGGCTGATCTCCAAGGGGCATCCGCTGGGGGCGACCGGGATCGCCCAAGTGGCCGAGTTGGTGTGGCAGTTGAGGGGCGAGGCGGGGCCCCGGCAGGTGCCGGGCGCACGGGTCGGGCTCGCCCACAACATCGGGCTGGGCGGGGCGGCGGTGGTCACGCTGCTGCGGGCGGCGGGCTGA